The window CGCGCGATCGGCGAATGGGTTAGATTGCGAGGGTGCCTGCGGCAGCCCGGCCAGCAGCGCCGACTCGGCCAGATCGAGATCGCGCGCGGGCTTGCCGAAATAGTGCTGCGCGGCCGCCTCGACACCGTAGGCCCGGCTGCCGTAGTAGGTCTGGTTCAAATACAGCGCCAGGATCTCGTCCTTAGGGTAATTGGCGGTCAGCTTGAGCGCCAGCGTAGCCTCGCGCAGCTTACGATACAGGCTGCGCTCCTGGGCCAGCGCCGGGTCGAGCAAGAAGCTGCGTGCGAGCTGCTGGGTAATTGTCGAGCCGCCGGCCACCAGCGACCCGCTGCGCAGGTTGGCCCAGGCGGCGCGCGCAATGCCGCGCATGTCGAGGCCGGGGTTCGTGTAGAAGCCGGCATCCTCGATCGCGATCGTGGCCTGGCGCAGCGCCGGCGCAATTGCCTGGAGCGGCACCGGGCGCTGGCGGCCGCTCAGCGGGTCGGGCAGCTCATACAGCAGCAGGCCGCGCCGATCGAGGATGCGCGTGCTGCCCAGCGCCGCGCGCGCGCGCAAGTGCTCGGGCGTGGGCAGCTCGGTGGAAAGCCAGAAATAGCCGGCGACCAGCGCGAGCAGGCCGAGCGCCAGGGCAACAAGCCGCACGGCCCAACGCCGAATGCGGCCGAGCCATACGCGGTGCTGCCGAACGGCGCCAGGCGACATACCAGCCTCCGAGGAGATAGCACTGCCAACAGATCTACCGCTATCATAGCACGTTATTCAACCTCACTGAATGAATGTGATCTGACATTCGTGTGAATATCGCCCAATGCAGCGCCGATCAACTTTTCGTGGCATTTGTAAACACATTTTTACTATTACCGTAAGCTATTTCACACTACATAGCCGAAACCAGGCGAAAATACGTGATTGAACCCCAGCAGCAGCATGAGCAGTTACACGTGCGCTATAGAACGTCACTTACGCTTGATTCGTAAGATAATATTTTGGAAAAACAATGTAATCTGACCTCGCCTCAAGAGATTGGTGATGTATGAGATTTTAGGCAATATTGCTGTTGCGCGACTACGACGCAACACATATTTTTGATGTGTCCATTCTTTATCCTGGCTTCCTTCCATTATCTTCATACTCACCATAGTTCGACTGGTTTCTTTAATAGTTCGCCACTCCGGCTGCTCGCGTAAAAAATCAGCTAAAATACCGCAAGTCCAAATATATAGATCATCAACAATGACAACACCTCCCAATTTGAGTAAACCCGCACAATAATACCAATCAACAAAAGGGACTGGAAAGCCGTGGTTTCCATCAATAAGTATACAGTCGTGATCGCGTTGCGTGATTTTTGGAAGTGCATACTGCGACTTTTCAATAATAAAATTCACGTTGTCCAACGAAATATTATGCAACTCACAGTACTCTTTAATCCTCCAAAGTTGCTTTAAGTCAGGAACTATACATGTATGCCGTGTTTTCTTGATAGCGAATATAATCGTACTTGTGCCCGCTCCGATCTCTAGTGTATTCATTCCTTCCCGAAGATATGTGTCGAGAAACGCAAACATTGCATCTTCGATGCGATAGATGCTTGTGCGTGCTTCTTCAGAACCATGGATCTTAGGGGGGTTAGTTAGGAGTTCTTGAACGTTCATGTGCTACTGTCCAATTCACTAATGAGAAAAGATTGACCCGACTGATCAGCAGGATTACTGATTTGTCCAGGCTCGATCATTTGGCAGCCACACTGTTGCCAGTTTTCAGCCGCACGCATCTTCTGCTCCGCACATGAGATTCCAGCGATTATAGCGCTTTCCGGTGTTGTGTGCTCGAGGCGCGCCGGTCGCACCATCATCCCCGTCCGCGTTCGTCCGCGTTCGTCCGCGTCCCACGTGCATCGCTTTGCGCACGTGGCGCGTGGCGCGGTCGCACCATCATCCCCGTCCGCATTCGTCCGCGTTCGTCCGCGTCCTAGATGTCTTCTCCGCTCCACCGCCGTGCGCTCGCGGCGCGCGCCGGTCGGGGGCCAGGCCCCCGACGCCCCCGCCAGGGGCGCGGCCCCTTGGAACCCCGATTTGGTGCATTCCGATGCGGGAACGCCACCGTGCATGCCCACGCGGCATGGGCGGGCGGCCGGCGTGGGGGCAGGTGGGATGGGCGCGATCCTTCGATTGCCGTGGTTTCACGGAGGCAACGAACGGAGGGGCGGATCGCATCCGCCCGGTTGGCGTTGCCACCGGCCATGCGCCGATCGGGCGGTCGCCCCATCCGCGTGCGTCCGCGTTCCTCCGCGTCCCAATAATCATGCGCGCCGGTCGCACCATCATCCCCGTCCGCGTGTGTCCGCGTCCCAATGATCATGCGCGCCGGTCGCTGGTGCGGTCGTACCAATTCAGCGGTCGCGTTCGTCCGCGTTCGTCCGCGTTCGTCCGCGTCCCACGTGCATCGCTTTGCGCGCGTGGCGGTCGCTGGTGCCCACCAGCCACCCCAGGCCGTCGTCGGTGTGGCGCGTCAGCCGCTGGGCCGCGTTGACGTTGAGCACGTAGGCAGCGGCTTCGGCCAGCCGTGGTTGGGGCAGCGCGAACCGGAGCCGAGACGGTGGAACTGGCTGAGGCATCGCAACCAGATGTAATGCTGAAGGATACCCGGCAGGACGAACTGTTGCGTGCTATCCGAGCAGTTGCGCAAGGTGGGGCAATCTTCAGCCCAGGGATTGCACAACGCGTACGTGGCTACCTGAGCGTCCTAGCACCTGCAGCGGTTAGTGCCATGTTCCAAAACAAGTTTAATTCCTGTGAGGCCTAACACGTCCCTGGTGCTACATGGCCCCTAGGGCTTATGCGTTCTCGGAGGATGGCCAAGGAAGGCACTCCCGGGTATGATGACCGTTGCTGAACCAACCACCATACCGAGGAGTGTTGTATGCAGTATACCGCAACCGCGTCGACTGGGGAGGGCGTGACCTTTGCCCTGGAAACCTTGCCCCAAGCATTCGCCACCATTCCCGATCCGCGCCGCACGCAGGGGACACGCTATTCTGTCGCGGCCATTTTGTCGCTGGCGGTTGTGGCGGTGCTGGCTAACCATACGTCGGTGCTCGCCATCGCCGAGTGGGCCACCCGGCAGACCCGGCACGTGCGCCGTGCGCTCGGCTTTCGGCGCGACGCCACGCCGCACCAGACCACCATCCAGCGCTTGCTGGCGCGGCTGGAACCCGCCGATGTCGCTGCGGCCGTGACGCGCGTGTTCGACCCCCGCACCCCCGGCGTGCTGCGGCAACGCGGGGGT of the Candidatus Kouleothrix ribensis genome contains:
- a CDS encoding class I SAM-dependent methyltransferase — its product is MNVQELLTNPPKIHGSEEARTSIYRIEDAMFAFLDTYLREGMNTLEIGAGTSTIIFAIKKTRHTCIVPDLKQLWRIKEYCELHNISLDNVNFIIEKSQYALPKITQRDHDCILIDGNHGFPVPFVDWYYCAGLLKLGGVVIVDDLYIWTCGILADFLREQPEWRTIKETSRTMVSMKIMEGSQDKEWTHQKYVLRRSRATAILPKISYITNLLRRGQITLFFQNIILRIKRK